The Leucothrix mucor DSM 2157 DNA window GAAAAGCAGCCCCAACAGCGCCACTCGCATGCCATTCAATCATGATATTGCCGATGCCATTGAGCCGTTTAAACCTGAATTCATTAGTTTTCACTTTGGTCTTCCCTCTCGCGAGTTAGTTGCCCGCTTAAAACAGTGGGGAACCAGAATTGTGTCTTCTGCGACTACGGTTGAAGAAGCCCTATGGCTTGAGTCCAGAGGGGCTGATGGCATTATCGCTCAAGGATTTGAAGCGGGAGGCCATCGAGGCATGTTTCTATCCGATGATATATCGACTCAGGTTGGGCTTGCCGCACTCGTGCCTCAGATTGCTAGCAAGGTAGGCGTACCGGTGATTGCCGCTGGCGGCATTGCTGATAATCGTGGCGTGGAAGCGGCTTTATTACTAGGTGCCAGTGCTGTTCAAATTGGTACCGGCTATTTGCTGTGTACCGAGGCTAAAACCTCCCAACTACACCGTACTGCGATACAAAGCGACCAATCCAGCCATACTGCACTAACCACGGTATTCACTGGCAGGCCCGCCAGAAGCATTGTTAACCGTGCGATGAAAGAACTGGGGTATATGGACTCACCCGCACCGGCATTTCCTTATGCCTCGATTGAGATGGGGCAATTACGCGGGCCTGCGGAGAAACTGGGCTCAGCTGATTTCTCGCCACTCTGGTGCGGACAGAACACCTCCGGCTGCCAAGCGATTGCGGCAAGGGAGTTAACCTTATTGTTGGCGGGCAAGGACTAACCTGAACAAGATAAGCCACCTACCAAATCACAATTAGAATACCTAATAAATCCCAGCTCGAATAGTGTGCTTGTATCCGCGCTGTTTGACATTTCACGCTACACTCAACGCTCCCAGAACCCACCGGAATGACACATGCCCTTTCACGGAGTACGACCTGAGCGACGCTATTTATTCCATCCATCACCAGTGAGTGATGTCGGCGTGAATGATGCGAATGTCTGGCGTCTGAATCCAGCGCATCGACACGTTTATAACAAGCTGCATGTTGCGCTATCGCAAGGCCTGATTGCTGCACCGAGTGGCGTTAGCCCGATTGCCATGGGACTTGAACCGGAGCACGCTTGCTTTGTAAAACCCATCACCAATTTAGGCGGTATGTCGCTCAATAGCTTCGCAACCACCGCTCAGGCATTGACTGATGCCACTATCAATGGCACTGAAAACACAGCTAGCAACTCAGCGGCTGGCAGCTTTTGGTGTGAGTTTTTATCCGGTACGCAAACCAGTACC harbors:
- a CDS encoding NAD(P)H-dependent flavin oxidoreductase: MRDGTIKRLLGTELPIIQAPMAGVQDSALTIAVSEAGGLGSLPCGLLNIETIVSELATIKQATDKPFNLNFFCHEMPAYDEQKQARWKEALSPYFDELGIELKSSPNSATRMPFNHDIADAIEPFKPEFISFHFGLPSRELVARLKQWGTRIVSSATTVEEALWLESRGADGIIAQGFEAGGHRGMFLSDDISTQVGLAALVPQIASKVGVPVIAAGGIADNRGVEAALLLGASAVQIGTGYLLCTEAKTSQLHRTAIQSDQSSHTALTTVFTGRPARSIVNRAMKELGYMDSPAPAFPYASIEMGQLRGPAEKLGSADFSPLWCGQNTSGCQAIAARELTLLLAGKD